In Rosa chinensis cultivar Old Blush chromosome 1, RchiOBHm-V2, whole genome shotgun sequence, a genomic segment contains:
- the LOC112196961 gene encoding enoyl-CoA delta isomerase 1, peroxisomal produces the protein MCTLEKKGDIFILTLTGPGEHRLNPTLLDAIQSALNTVRAAATSSSVALITTAHGKFFSNGFDLDWAGSDKARGELMASKLRSVVADFISLPLPTIAAVTGHASAAGFILARCHDYVFMRKDRGFVYMSEMDIALVIPASVHALIKNKVGSAAARRDLMLRADKMTAAVAVEKGIVDSAVNGAEETVEAAVRLGEELVRRKWKGHVYAQIRLGLMSEVLEAMRNHDSPRSLL, from the coding sequence ATGTGCACGTTGGAGAAGAAAGGCGACATCTTCATCCTCACGCTAACTGGGCCAGGTGAGCATAGGCTCAACCCAACTCTACTGGATGCAATCCAATCCGCTTTAAACACCGTCCGAGCCGCCGCCACGTCATCCTCCGTAGCCCTGATCACCACCGCACACGGCAAATTCTTCTCCAACGGCTTCGATCTGGACTGGGCCGGATCGGACAAAGCCCGAGGCGAGCTCATGGCCTCGAAGCTCCGGTCGGTCGTGGCCGACTTCATCTCCCTCCCGTTGCCGACCATCGCCGCAGTCACCGGCCACGCCTCCGCCGCCGGCTTCATCCTCGCGCGATGCCACGACTATGTTTTTATGAGGAAGGACAGGGGGTTCGTCTACATGAGCGAGATGGATATCGCGCTTGTGATTCCGGCTTCGGTTCACGCGCTGATTAAGAATAAGGTCGGGTCGGCGGCGGCGCGGCGCGATTTGATGCTCAGAGCGGATAAGATGACGGCGGCGGTGGCCGTGGAGAAGGGGATTGTTGACTCGGCGGTTAATGGCGCGGAGGAGACCGTTGAGGCGGCGGTTAGATTGGGGGAGGAGTTGGTTAGGAGGAAGTGGAAGGGACACGTGTACGCTCAGATTCGCCTTGGCTTGATGTCGGAGGTCTTGGAGGCGATGCGAAACCATGACAGTCCTAGATCCCTACTGTAG